One window of Sulfurospirillum sp. 1612 genomic DNA carries:
- a CDS encoding UDP-N-acetylmuramate dehydrogenase — protein MTKQIDFSTFSSIKIGPVVDVEVIDTIAAYPDVTLLGGANNLLIAPNPPKLAMLGKNFDFIHEDESHLYIGGATMSGKILSYAKRHDIAHFELMQKLPGTLGGMVKMNAGLKEWEIFNHLIAMRTEHGWIQKKDITYGYRKTHFEGIVFEAKFEKIKGFDTSLLAMFRQFRDNQPHLPSAGSCFKNPDHRYAGKLLDDVGLKGATVGNMAFSQSHANFLVNLGGGTYEEAITLIEEAKRRVFEKYGIDLELEIKILGHKI, from the coding sequence ATGACAAAGCAAATCGATTTTTCAACATTTTCCAGTATCAAAATCGGCCCTGTGGTCGATGTCGAGGTGATTGATACGATTGCCGCGTATCCGGATGTGACTCTTTTGGGTGGCGCTAATAATCTCTTGATTGCGCCCAATCCTCCGAAACTAGCGATGCTTGGCAAAAATTTTGATTTTATCCACGAAGATGAATCGCATCTTTATATCGGTGGGGCGACGATGAGTGGCAAAATACTCTCATATGCAAAGAGGCACGATATCGCACACTTTGAGCTTATGCAAAAACTTCCCGGAACCCTCGGTGGTATGGTCAAAATGAATGCGGGACTCAAAGAATGGGAAATTTTCAACCACCTCATCGCAATGAGAACCGAGCACGGTTGGATTCAAAAAAAAGATATTACCTATGGCTATCGCAAGACGCACTTTGAGGGCATCGTATTTGAAGCTAAATTTGAAAAAATAAAAGGTTTTGATACTTCATTGTTGGCGATGTTTCGACAATTTAGAGACAATCAACCCCATCTACCAAGTGCCGGCAGTTGCTTCAAAAATCCAGACCATAGGTATGCAGGCAAACTCTTAGATGATGTCGGACTCAAAGGGGCAACAGTAGGAAATATGGCATTTAGCCAATCGCATGCAAATTTTTTAGTCAATCTCGGTGGAGGAACGTATGAAGAGGCCATCACCCTCATCGAAGAGGCAAAACGACGTGTTTTTGAAAAGTATGGCATTGATTTAGAATTAGAAATAAAGATTTTAGGGCACAAAATCTAA
- a CDS encoding menaquinone biosynthesis family protein, giving the protein MRNITVAHSPDADDIFMYYAIKFGWVSAPDTNFQNIALDIETLNQKALNNIYDICAISFALYPKIRDEYALLRTAVSFGEGYGPKLIKQKNKTLKRHFKVALSGEHTTNALLFRIVYPDAKIVYKNFLEIEDAVIQGEVDAGVLIHESILDFDENLEVERELWDVWRELCKEDLPLPLGGMAIRRSIPLNQAIQYEALLTKAVQVAHDNQKLLSKMLLQRGLIRVDAQTLETYLSLYANAKSISMDEAQLSAVDKLFAIGYDHGFYDAKITARDLMIPTEYESIRNS; this is encoded by the coding sequence ATGAGAAACATTACCGTAGCCCACTCACCCGATGCCGATGATATTTTTATGTATTATGCCATCAAGTTCGGTTGGGTCAGCGCACCTGATACGAATTTTCAAAATATCGCCTTAGATATTGAAACGTTAAATCAAAAAGCTTTAAATAATATTTATGATATTTGTGCCATTAGTTTTGCACTCTATCCAAAAATTCGAGACGAGTATGCCCTCTTGCGTACAGCTGTAAGTTTCGGAGAAGGATACGGTCCTAAACTCATCAAACAAAAAAATAAAACACTCAAACGCCATTTTAAAGTCGCTTTGAGTGGGGAACACACGACCAATGCCCTACTCTTTAGAATCGTCTATCCGGATGCGAAAATCGTCTACAAAAATTTTCTAGAGATAGAAGATGCGGTCATTCAAGGAGAAGTGGACGCGGGTGTTTTGATTCATGAAAGTATCCTGGATTTTGATGAAAATCTAGAGGTTGAACGCGAACTTTGGGATGTCTGGCGCGAACTTTGCAAAGAAGATTTACCTCTGCCTTTGGGTGGTATGGCAATAAGAAGGTCCATCCCTCTCAATCAAGCCATCCAATACGAAGCACTTCTCACCAAAGCGGTACAAGTGGCTCATGATAATCAAAAATTACTTTCTAAAATGTTATTGCAACGGGGATTAATCCGTGTCGATGCGCAAACGCTTGAGACCTATCTCTCCTTGTATGCCAATGCTAAATCTATCTCTATGGATGAAGCACAACTCAGTGCGGTTGATAAACTCTTTGCGATTGGCTATGATCATGGATTTTATGATGCAAAAATCACAGCAAGAGATTTGATGATTCCCACAGAATACGAAAGCATAAGGAACTCTTAG
- the fliQ gene encoding flagellar biosynthesis protein FliQ: MEAKLIGLGVETFKIALYLSMPMLLAGLFAGLAISIFQATTQINEMTLSFVPKIIVVVLVAIFTMPWMMNLMIEFTTRIITMIPTFIF; this comes from the coding sequence ATGGAAGCCAAGCTAATAGGACTCGGTGTCGAAACCTTTAAAATCGCCCTTTATTTATCGATGCCGATGTTATTAGCAGGCTTGTTCGCCGGTCTGGCTATCAGTATCTTCCAAGCTACCACACAAATCAATGAAATGACCCTCAGTTTTGTGCCTAAGATTATTGTGGTCGTGCTCGTGGCGATTTTTACGATGCCTTGGATGATGAATCTCATGATTGAGTTTACGACTCGGATTATCACGATGATTCCCACCTTTATATTTTGA
- a CDS encoding DUF3373 family protein, translating to MKKLVAPLLIGAIFGSYAFAAQDADLKAEVEALKAQMKELQNTQKKFNIEALKSQLLEVKAHDAHDNIKFSADFRTAYDAISYGTSDAAGANSTVKNGIWTNKLILNMAAQPRDDLVFRGALGMYKTFGYNNTAALNGFQNMDWYSSETPSDTTLRVKEAYFLYLGQAGDMPYTVSFGRRPSVTGFLTNLREDDTHPASPIGHNINMEFDGASFMVNVEKYTGVSGMYFKLCLGRGNSNVNGKYPAFTGFNGSNLSYAGATSLALPYSQGVSQYYAPNMDLAGLLAQLYNDGQYKVMANWFKGWNMMGADFTRVGGAGTPLDPTDDTFSMHLKDVGDLTGGALSLQVDGIGDGISDFLDDTTAFASFAWSTTHPKGVTNTIASEEGMVSAGPGMLGSSKSETGTSIYVGVQMPGFFDNDRIGIEYNHGSKYWRSFTYGEDTLIGSKLSTRGNAYEIYYNFPVLDRFLTAQIRYTYIDYDYTGSDMFFGSTGTPLTKSEAAAQGMGFVDNAQDIRLSLRYRY from the coding sequence ATGAAAAAATTAGTCGCTCCATTGCTGATTGGAGCAATTTTTGGTTCTTATGCGTTTGCCGCACAAGATGCAGATTTGAAAGCGGAAGTCGAAGCACTAAAAGCTCAAATGAAAGAGTTACAAAATACTCAAAAAAAATTTAATATAGAAGCGTTAAAATCGCAACTGTTGGAAGTCAAAGCACACGATGCTCATGATAATATAAAATTCAGTGCAGATTTTAGAACGGCATATGATGCGATTAGTTACGGAACTAGCGATGCAGCCGGCGCTAATAGTACTGTAAAAAATGGTATTTGGACCAATAAATTAATCTTAAATATGGCCGCACAACCTCGAGATGATTTAGTCTTTAGAGGGGCTTTGGGCATGTATAAAACATTTGGATATAACAACACAGCTGCATTGAATGGTTTTCAAAATATGGATTGGTATTCTAGTGAAACACCAAGTGATACTACTTTAAGAGTCAAAGAAGCCTACTTCTTATACCTAGGTCAAGCAGGGGATATGCCATATACTGTTAGTTTTGGTCGAAGACCTTCTGTGACTGGATTTTTAACCAATCTTAGAGAAGATGATACGCATCCTGCCTCTCCAATTGGTCACAATATCAATATGGAATTTGATGGTGCTAGTTTCATGGTCAATGTTGAAAAATACACCGGTGTTTCAGGTATGTACTTCAAACTTTGTTTGGGTAGAGGAAACTCAAATGTAAATGGAAAATATCCAGCCTTCACAGGATTTAATGGAAGTAACTTATCATATGCTGGAGCAACATCATTAGCACTTCCTTATTCACAAGGAGTAAGTCAATATTATGCACCTAATATGGACTTAGCAGGACTGTTAGCACAACTTTATAATGATGGTCAATACAAGGTCATGGCTAACTGGTTCAAAGGTTGGAACATGATGGGCGCAGACTTTACAAGGGTAGGTGGTGCTGGAACACCTTTGGATCCAACAGATGACACTTTTTCAATGCATCTAAAAGATGTTGGCGATTTAACAGGTGGTGCCCTTTCATTACAAGTTGATGGTATTGGTGATGGTATCAGTGATTTCCTTGATGACACGACAGCCTTTGCATCATTTGCCTGGAGTACTACACATCCAAAAGGTGTTACAAATACAATTGCAAGTGAAGAAGGAATGGTGTCTGCAGGACCAGGCATGTTAGGTTCTTCAAAATCTGAAACCGGTACTTCTATTTATGTAGGTGTTCAAATGCCAGGTTTCTTTGATAACGATAGAATCGGTATTGAATACAACCACGGTAGTAAATACTGGAGAAGTTTCACTTACGGTGAAGACACTCTCATAGGCTCTAAACTATCTACTAGAGGTAATGCGTATGAAATCTACTACAACTTCCCAGTTCTTGATAGATTCTTAACCGCACAAATTCGATATACTTATATTGATTATGACTATACCGGAAGCGATATGTTCTTTGGATCAACCGGTACTCCTTTGACAAAATCTGAAGCAGCAGCACAAGGCATGGGCTTTGTTGATAATGCACAAGATATCCGTCTATCTTTAAGATATAGATACTAG
- the recA gene encoding recombinase RecA yields MDENKQKAMDLAIKQIDKAFGKGSLVRLGDKVIEPIDSISTGSLGLDLALGIGGVPKGRIIEIYGPESSGKTTLALQITGEAQKNGSICAFVDAEHALDVKYASNLGVDVENLFVSQPDFGEQALDIVETLVRSGAVDVIVVDSVAALTPKSEIEGDMGDTHVGLQARLMSQALRKLTGVVSKMGVTVIFINQIRMKIGTMGYGSPETTTGGNALKFYASVRIDVRKIATLKQSDEQIGNRVKAKVIKNKVAPPFRQAEFDIMFGEGISKEGEIVDYGVKLDIVDKSGAWFSYGEKRLGQGRENVKALLKEDKELAAELEDKIKEAMGMTPINIIEEIEE; encoded by the coding sequence ATCGACGAAAACAAACAAAAAGCAATGGACCTGGCCATTAAGCAAATCGACAAAGCTTTTGGTAAAGGGTCGCTTGTGCGATTAGGTGACAAGGTAATCGAGCCCATCGATTCTATCAGTACGGGTTCTTTAGGATTGGATTTGGCTCTTGGTATCGGGGGCGTTCCAAAAGGAAGAATAATCGAAATTTATGGACCTGAGAGTTCAGGGAAAACAACCCTCGCGCTGCAAATTACCGGAGAAGCTCAGAAAAATGGCAGCATTTGTGCTTTTGTGGATGCAGAACATGCTCTGGATGTAAAATATGCCAGCAATTTAGGTGTGGATGTGGAGAACCTTTTTGTTTCACAGCCTGATTTTGGTGAGCAAGCACTTGATATTGTTGAAACATTAGTGAGAAGTGGTGCTGTTGATGTGATCGTGGTTGACTCGGTTGCGGCATTGACGCCAAAAAGTGAGATTGAAGGGGATATGGGCGATACCCATGTAGGACTTCAAGCCCGACTCATGAGTCAAGCCTTGCGTAAATTAACAGGGGTTGTCAGTAAAATGGGTGTGACGGTGATTTTCATCAACCAAATTCGTATGAAAATTGGTACGATGGGATATGGCTCTCCTGAGACGACAACAGGGGGAAATGCTTTGAAATTTTATGCCTCTGTTCGGATTGATGTGCGAAAAATCGCGACATTAAAACAAAGTGATGAGCAAATCGGTAACCGTGTCAAAGCCAAAGTCATCAAAAACAAAGTGGCTCCGCCATTTCGTCAAGCGGAGTTTGATATCATGTTCGGTGAAGGTATCAGTAAAGAGGGTGAAATCGTCGATTACGGCGTGAAATTGGATATTGTTGACAAAAGTGGAGCCTGGTTTAGTTATGGTGAAAAACGATTGGGGCAAGGACGTGAAAATGTCAAAGCACTTTTAAAAGAAGATAAAGAGTTAGCGGCAGAGTTAGAGGATAAAATCAAAGAAGCGATGGGAATGACACCTATCAACATAATCGAGGAGATAGAGGAATGA
- the tsaD gene encoding tRNA (adenosine(37)-N6)-threonylcarbamoyltransferase complex transferase subunit TsaD produces the protein MILSIESSCDDSSIAITRICDGALLYHKKISQELDHSVYGGVVPELAARLHALALPKILEETKAYFPELKAIAVTNEPGLSVSLVEGIVMAKALSVALKLPILPINHLKGHIYSLFLEQKTQFPLDVLLVSGGHTQILHIDDYDHIYIMATTLDDSFGESFDKVSKMLGLGYPGGPIVEQYAKEGNAQAFNFTVPLSNSPKMAFSFSGLKNQVRLCIEAHTPMDDTLRADICASFQKVAIAHLMQKLNKVYKNKPLRHLGVVGGASANLSLRAELEKFVQSHDAQLHVAPLAYCSDNAAMIGRCAIDAYKLKRFVPMDQILAHPRSSEFIK, from the coding sequence TTGATTTTAAGTATTGAAAGCAGTTGTGATGATAGTTCGATTGCCATCACACGGATTTGTGATGGGGCACTGCTGTATCATAAAAAAATATCCCAAGAATTAGATCACAGTGTTTATGGCGGCGTCGTGCCAGAACTAGCGGCCAGGCTTCACGCTCTAGCCCTTCCCAAAATTTTGGAAGAGACCAAAGCCTATTTTCCCGAACTCAAAGCGATTGCTGTGACCAATGAGCCTGGACTTAGTGTCTCATTGGTGGAGGGTATTGTCATGGCCAAGGCACTCAGCGTGGCGTTGAAATTGCCGATTTTGCCAATTAACCACTTAAAAGGGCATATTTACTCATTGTTTTTAGAACAAAAAACGCAGTTTCCTTTAGATGTGTTATTGGTTTCAGGAGGGCACACGCAAATCTTGCATATTGATGATTATGATCATATCTATATTATGGCGACAACATTGGATGATAGTTTTGGAGAGAGTTTTGACAAGGTATCCAAAATGTTGGGGCTTGGATATCCGGGTGGCCCGATAGTAGAACAATATGCAAAAGAGGGGAATGCCCAAGCTTTTAACTTTACCGTGCCCCTTTCAAATTCACCCAAAATGGCTTTTAGTTTTTCAGGATTAAAAAATCAAGTACGACTCTGTATCGAAGCGCATACGCCGATGGATGATACCCTTCGCGCAGATATTTGTGCCTCTTTTCAAAAAGTGGCCATTGCTCATCTGATGCAAAAATTAAACAAAGTGTATAAAAATAAGCCATTACGCCATCTGGGTGTTGTCGGCGGAGCGAGTGCCAATTTGAGTTTGCGTGCAGAATTGGAAAAATTTGTCCAATCTCATGATGCGCAATTGCATGTCGCCCCTTTGGCGTATTGTTCTGATAATGCTGCGATGATTGGACGCTGTGCGATTGATGCGTATAAGCTGAAGCGATTTGTGCCAATGGATCAGATTTTGGCACATCCAAGATCGAGTGAATTTATAAAATAA